In Canis aureus isolate CA01 chromosome 6, VMU_Caureus_v.1.0, whole genome shotgun sequence, one genomic interval encodes:
- the LOC144316582 gene encoding uncharacterized protein LOC144316582, giving the protein MRGVQGPRARGARRRGPAPAPPPPRPRASGARGRLQASLVPAPGSGAASARLRPARLRFSSLPPPLSAPSSPGAAPRGRSICAESRVRRASPHTEPGRRQAGERGPRAPEPPCAPCACPLRPAAALHPTPRPGAAPRPLCPAPRGRPSPPARPGGAQLGPCRAQSRARGGRGGCGGRASGAGTPRPAPELRVSGRLRAFPTDRVPRPRGAHALPLRPARSAARDAALPAEPNGRRPPRAARAAVAPPGLWVPRPQGGWIRSPGPRCAAAPGVGPVNSAGSALARGFSAAESEVTLAAGVLSLAAARALQSCWGARGRLRAGREPRPGRGGGPPSALEPAQLPPRNQGGRAAVPGLPAPQGRWQRPPVGEASSRAPGLRAGVRVGEQRGREAPGREWDGESGWPCCVLMRGLMHPPSAALHLPPPPAPAPSPLHLPSPCTCPSPHRPPPCTCPPLPLPPCTCSLPAPPCGAARGPPGGLGWWRAGRRPGPHDSCPPWHARLEDAG; this is encoded by the exons ATGCGCGGGGTGCAGGGGCCGCGTGCTCGAGGAGCCCgacgccgaggccccgcccccgccccgcccccgccccgcccccgggcctcgGGGGCACGTGGTCGCCTCCAGGCCTCGCTCGTGCCCGCTCCCGGCTCGGGCGCTGCCTCCGCCCGCCTCCGCCCCGCCCGCTTGCgcttctcttccctcccaccGCCGCTGTCCGCGCCGTCGTCGCCCGGGGCCGCGCCTCGAGGAAGGT CCATATGCGCGGAGTCCCGCGTGCGCCGAGCCTCCCCCCACACGGAGCCCGGCAGGAGGCAGGCGGGCGAGCGAGGGCCCCGCGCCCCGGAGCCGCCCTGCGCCCCCTGCGCCTGCCCCCTGCGccccgcagccgccctgcacccgaccccccgccccggagccgccccgcgccccctgtgccccgccccccgcggccgcccTTCGCCTCCCGCCCGGCCCGGGGGAGCTCAGCTGGGTCCGTGCCGAGCCCAGAGTCGCGCCCGGGGGGGccgtgggggctgcggggggcgcgcTTCGGGGGCGGGGACTCCTCGCCCAGCCCCAGAGCTGCGGGTCTCGGGGCGTCTCCGCGCCTTCCCCACGGACCGTGTGCCCAGGCCCCGCGGAGCCCACGCCCTCCCTTTGCGCCCCGCGCGTTCCGCCGCCCGAGATGCTGCTCTGCCCGCGGAGCCCAACGGCCGCCGCCCCCCGAGGGCCGCAAGGGCAGCGGTCGCCCCCCCGGGGCTCTGGGTTCCCCGGCCGCAAGGCGGCTGGATCCGCAGCCCCGGGCCCAGGTGCGCGGCCGCCCCCGGCGTGGGCCCCGTGAACTCGGCGGGCAGCGCCCTGGCTCGTGGGTTTTCCGCAGCTGAGAGCGAGGTCACCCTGGCCGCGGGCGTCCTGAGCCTGGCGGCCGCGCGGGCCCTTCAGAGCTGCTGGGGAGCCCGGGGCAGGctgcgggcggggcgggagccgaggccggggcggggggggggtcccccCTCGGCTCTGGAACCAGCCCAGCTGCCCCCGCGGAATCAAGGGGGCCGGGCGGCTGTCCCGGGGCTCCCGGCGCCACAGGGGCGGTGGCAGCGGCCGCCCGTGGGTGAAGCCAGCTCCCGAGCGCCCGGGCTGCGTGCAGGGGTGCGGGTGGGTGAGCAGAGGGGCCGAGAAGCCCCGGGTCGCGAGTGGGACGGAGAGTCCGGGTGGCCGTGCTGTGTGCTGATGCGTGGCCTCATGCACCCCCCGTCTGccgccctgcacctgccccctccccctgcac ctgcgccctctcccctgcacctgccctccccctgcacctgcccctccccccaccgcccgccgccctgcacctgcccccccctgccccttcccccctgcacctgctccctccccgcccctccttgTGGGGCTGCTCGTGGCCCTCCTGGGGGCCTTGGCTGGTGGCGGGCAGGGAGGAGGCCCGGGCCCCACGACAGTTGCCCGCCTTGGCACGCCCGCCTGGAGGATGCCGGGTAG
- the SYT2 gene encoding synaptotagmin-2, with translation MRNIFKRNQEPIVAPATTTATVSTGLLDNSTESRGAGPSQDDRFTYIRDKFFYKIQSIPLPPWALIAIAVVAGLLLLTCCFCICKKCCCKKKKNKKEKGKGMKNAMNMKDMKGGQDDDDAETGLTEGEGEGEEEKEPENLGKLQFSLDYDFQANQLTVGVLQAAELPALDMGGTSDPYVKVFLLPDKKKKYETKVHRKTLNPAFNETFTFKVPYQELGGKTLVMAIYDFDRFSKHDIIGEVKVPMNTVDLGQPIEEWRDLQGGEKEEPEKLGDICTSLRYVPTAGKLTVCILEAKNLKKMDVGGLSDPYVKIHLMQNGKRLKKKKTTVKKKTLNPYFNESFSFEIPFEQIQKVQVVVTVLDYDKLGKNEAIGKIFVGSNATGTELRHWSDMLANPRRPIAQWHSLKPEEEVDALLGKNK, from the exons ATGAGGAACATCTTCAAGAGGAACCAGGAGCCCATCGTGGCTCCCGCCACCACCACGGCCACAGTGTCCACCGGGCTCTTAGACAACTCGACGGAGAGCAGGGGCGCCGGGCCGAGTCAGGATGACAGGTTCACCTACATACGGGACAAGTTCTTCTACAAGATCCAGAGCATCCCCT TACCGCCCTGGGCGCTGATCGCCATTGCCGTGGTCGCCGGCCTCCTGCTTCTCACCTGCTGCTTCTGCATCTGCAAGAAGTGCTGctgcaagaagaagaagaacaagaaggagAAAGGCAAAGGCATGAAGAACGCCATGAACATGAAGGACATGAAAGGGGGTCAG GATGACGATGATGCCGAGACGGGCCTGACGGAAggagagggcgagggagaggaggagaaggagccgGAGAACCTGGGCAAGCTGCAGTTCTCCCTGGATTATGATTTCCAGGCCAACCAG CTCACCGTCGGCGTCCTGCAAGCTGCTGAATTGCCGGCCCTGGACATGGGGGGCACCTCAGACCCTTACGTCAAAGTCTTCCTCCTTCCAGACAAGAAGAAGAAGTACGAGACCAAAGTCCACCGCAAGACGCTGAACCCCGCCTTCAATGAGACTTTCACCTTCAAG GTGCCCTACCAGGAGCTGGGGGGCAAAACCCTGGTGATGGCCATCTACGACTTCGACCGCTTCTCCAAACACGACATCATCGGCGAGGTGAAGGTGCCCATGAACACCGTGGACCTGGGCCAGCCCATCGAGGAGTGGAGGGACCTGCAGGGCGGCGAGAAGGAGGAG CCAGAGAAGCTGGGCGACATCTGCACCTCCCTGCGCTACGTGCCCACGGCCGGGAAGCTCACTGTCTGTATCCTGGAGGCCAAGAACCTGAAGAAGATGGACGTGGGGGGCCTGTCAG ACCCCTACGTGAAGATCCACCTGATGCAGAACGGCAAGAGGctcaagaagaagaagacgacggtCAAGAAGAAGACCCTGAACCCCTACTTCAACGAGTCCTTCAGCTTCGAGATCCCCTTCGAGCAGATCCAG AAAGTGCAGGTGGTGGTGACCGTGCTGGACTACGACAAGCTGGGCAAGAACGAGGCCATCGGCAAGATCTTCGTGGGCAGCAACGCCACGGGCACGGAGCTGCGGCACTGGTCCGACATGCTGGCCAACCCGCGGCGGCCCATCGCGCAGTGGCACTCGCTCAAGCCCGAGGAGGAGGTGGACGCGCTGCTGGGCAAGAACAAGTAG